From a region of the Rhodococcus sp. 4CII genome:
- a CDS encoding acetyl-CoA C-acyltransferase yields MAEVFLVDGARTPQGRYGGALAGVRPDDLAGLVVAEAARRAGIPGEAVDEVILGAANQAGEDNRDVARMAVLLAGLPDSVPGYTVNRLCASGLTAVASAAHTIRGGEADIVIAGGVESMTRAPWVMAKPGTPWARPGEVADTSLGWRFTNPRFTAADRDVPAGAGPDVRKVTLSMGETAEEVAALEGITRAESDAFALRSQERAIAAVDAGRFEREIVAVPLKDGELTADETPRRGTTLEKLGKLKPVFRTGGIVTAGSSSSLSDGAAALVVASEAAVEKYGLTVRGRIVTSASAGIAPNVMGLGPVPATRKALARANWSVSDLGAAELNEAFAAQSLGVIRQLKLDESIVNADGGAIALGHPLGCSGARILLTLLGRMEREGARRGLATLCVGVGQGVAMLIEAP; encoded by the coding sequence GTGGCCGAAGTGTTTCTGGTGGACGGAGCCCGTACCCCGCAGGGTCGGTACGGCGGAGCGCTCGCAGGAGTACGCCCCGACGACCTCGCGGGTCTCGTCGTGGCCGAGGCCGCCCGCCGGGCCGGTATCCCGGGCGAGGCCGTCGACGAGGTGATCCTCGGCGCCGCCAACCAGGCCGGTGAGGACAACCGCGACGTCGCCCGCATGGCCGTGCTGCTCGCGGGTCTGCCCGACAGCGTCCCCGGCTACACGGTGAACCGGCTGTGCGCGAGCGGTCTGACCGCGGTCGCGTCCGCCGCGCACACCATCCGCGGCGGGGAGGCCGACATCGTGATCGCGGGCGGCGTCGAGTCGATGACCCGCGCGCCGTGGGTGATGGCCAAGCCGGGCACCCCGTGGGCGCGCCCGGGGGAGGTGGCCGACACCTCGCTGGGTTGGCGCTTCACGAACCCGCGGTTCACCGCCGCCGACCGCGACGTTCCGGCCGGTGCCGGACCGGACGTGCGCAAGGTGACGCTGTCGATGGGCGAGACGGCCGAGGAGGTCGCGGCGCTCGAGGGCATCACCCGTGCCGAGAGCGACGCGTTCGCGCTGCGCAGCCAGGAGCGGGCGATCGCGGCGGTCGACGCGGGCCGCTTCGAGCGTGAGATCGTCGCCGTGCCGCTGAAGGACGGCGAGCTGACCGCCGACGAAACTCCGCGTCGAGGAACCACTCTGGAGAAGCTGGGCAAGCTGAAGCCGGTGTTCCGCACCGGTGGCATCGTGACCGCCGGATCGTCGTCGTCGCTGTCGGACGGCGCCGCGGCCCTGGTCGTCGCGAGCGAGGCGGCGGTGGAGAAGTACGGACTCACCGTGCGTGGCCGCATCGTCACCAGCGCGAGCGCGGGCATCGCCCCGAACGTGATGGGCCTGGGTCCGGTCCCGGCCACCCGGAAGGCGCTGGCCCGGGCCAACTGGTCCGTCTCCGACCTCGGCGCCGCCGAACTCAACGAGGCCTTCGCGGCGCAGTCGCTCGGGGTGATCCGGCAGCTGAAACTCGACGAGTCGATCGTCAACGCGGACGGCGGCGCCATCGCCCTCGGCCATCCGCTGGGCTGCTCGGGTGCGCGGATCCTGCTGACGTTGCTCGGCCGGATGGAGCGCGAGGGCGCTCGCCGCGGGCTGGCCACGCTGTGCGTGGGCGTCGGCCAGGGCGTCGCGATGCTGATCGAGGCGCCGTGA
- a CDS encoding enoyl-CoA hydratase/isomerase family protein: MNTLKIEDRDDRMVVMLHRPAQRNAINAEMIAELHEVCAALEATPKPLLLTGEGEHFAGGADIGELRERGRDEAFAGINRTLFDRIAKLSLPTVAAVSGYALGGGAELSYACDLRIATETAVFGNPEPGLGIMAAAGASYRLPELIGTSVAKQVLLGGRNLDAATALRCGLVMDVVAPGEHVAAAHKVIDRITRSAPLALKLTKIIVDAPGSHPFADDIAQAVLFESSDKHDRMTAFLETKKK, translated from the coding sequence GTGAACACGCTGAAGATCGAGGACCGCGACGACCGGATGGTCGTCATGCTGCACCGGCCCGCGCAGCGCAACGCGATCAACGCGGAGATGATCGCCGAACTGCACGAGGTGTGTGCTGCGCTCGAGGCCACGCCCAAGCCGCTGCTGCTGACCGGTGAGGGTGAGCATTTCGCGGGCGGCGCCGACATCGGCGAACTGCGCGAGCGCGGCCGCGACGAGGCGTTCGCCGGGATCAACCGCACCTTGTTCGACCGCATCGCGAAGCTGTCGCTGCCCACGGTCGCCGCGGTGAGCGGGTACGCGCTCGGCGGCGGCGCCGAACTGTCCTACGCCTGCGACCTGCGCATCGCCACCGAGACCGCGGTGTTCGGGAACCCCGAGCCCGGTCTGGGCATCATGGCGGCGGCGGGCGCGAGCTACCGGCTGCCCGAACTGATCGGCACGTCCGTCGCCAAGCAGGTACTGCTCGGCGGGCGGAACCTCGACGCCGCCACGGCACTGCGCTGCGGGCTCGTGATGGACGTCGTCGCCCCCGGCGAGCACGTCGCCGCGGCCCACAAGGTGATCGACCGCATCACCCGGTCCGCGCCACTGGCACTGAAGCTGACCAAGATCATCGTCGACGCCCCGGGCTCGCACCCGTTCGCCGACGACATCGCCCAGGCGGTGCTGTTCGAGAGCAGTGACAAACACGACCGCATGACTGCCTTTCTGGAGACGAAGAAGAAATGA
- a CDS encoding 3-hydroxyacyl-CoA dehydrogenase family protein, protein MTSTAPKNVGVVGGGRMGAGIAQVFAALGSVVTIAESGDREAALQRVSDGLDRAHERGKLGGADPATVLGRVSTVAAPDALPTGLDLVVEAVPEMVDLKLAVLSVVEKTVSPATVIATNTSSISIAELGAALSDPARLIGMHFFNPVPASTLVEIVRAPATDAAVVEKVREWVTQLGKTEVLVNDSPGFATSRLGVCLGLEAIRMLEEGVADAESIDRAMELGYRHPMGPLRSTDLVGLDVRLAIAEHLAKTLGDRFAPPALLREKVANGELGRKSGQGFYTWS, encoded by the coding sequence ATGACGAGCACAGCACCGAAGAACGTCGGCGTGGTCGGTGGCGGCCGGATGGGCGCGGGCATCGCGCAGGTCTTCGCCGCCCTCGGGTCCGTTGTCACCATCGCGGAGAGCGGCGACCGGGAGGCGGCCCTGCAGCGGGTGTCCGACGGGCTCGACCGTGCGCACGAGCGCGGCAAGCTCGGCGGCGCCGACCCCGCGACCGTTCTGGGCCGGGTGTCGACGGTGGCCGCACCCGATGCGCTGCCGACCGGCCTCGACCTCGTCGTCGAGGCCGTCCCGGAGATGGTCGACCTGAAGCTGGCTGTGCTGTCGGTGGTGGAGAAGACCGTGTCGCCGGCCACCGTGATCGCTACCAACACGAGCTCGATCTCCATCGCCGAACTCGGTGCCGCGCTCAGCGACCCGGCCCGGCTGATCGGGATGCATTTCTTCAACCCGGTCCCGGCGTCGACGCTCGTGGAGATCGTGCGCGCTCCCGCCACCGACGCCGCGGTGGTCGAGAAGGTGCGCGAGTGGGTGACGCAGCTCGGCAAGACCGAGGTGCTGGTCAACGATTCCCCGGGTTTCGCGACCAGCCGGCTCGGGGTGTGTCTCGGGCTCGAGGCCATCCGGATGCTCGAGGAGGGCGTCGCGGACGCCGAATCGATCGACCGGGCAATGGAACTGGGCTACCGGCACCCGATGGGTCCGCTGCGATCCACCGACCTGGTGGGACTCGACGTCCGGCTCGCGATCGCCGAGCACCTCGCGAAGACGCTCGGCGACCGGTTCGCGCCGCCCGCGCTGCTGCGGGAGAAGGTCGCGAACGGCGAACTCGGCCGCAAGAGCGGCCAAGGCTTCTACACCTGGTCCTGA
- a CDS encoding enoyl-CoA hydratase-related protein, whose amino-acid sequence MSTDDVVGLSVDAGLATLTLSRAGASNALDRAVKEQLLAALEKVAADDAVRALLLRADGKNFCVGQDLAEHVAGLEADPAHAMDTVAEHYNPLLRALAGIRVPVIVAINGACVGAGLGIALAGDIRIAGEGAKFATAFTGIALAGDSGLSHTLVEALGPSRAAGLMMLGDRFTAAQALDWGLVHRVVPDAELGEAAAALARTLADGPTAAYTQVKALVSAASTGLSDALERERVAAEELGQSRDHRAAVDAFLAKRTPTFEGR is encoded by the coding sequence ATGAGCACTGACGACGTGGTCGGACTTTCCGTGGACGCGGGACTGGCCACCCTCACCCTGAGCCGTGCGGGCGCGTCCAACGCCCTGGACCGGGCGGTGAAGGAACAACTGCTGGCCGCGCTGGAGAAGGTGGCCGCCGACGACGCCGTGCGTGCCCTGCTGCTGCGGGCGGACGGGAAGAACTTCTGCGTCGGCCAGGACCTCGCCGAGCACGTGGCCGGGCTCGAGGCCGACCCCGCGCACGCCATGGACACCGTCGCCGAGCACTACAACCCGCTGCTGCGCGCCCTGGCCGGGATCCGCGTGCCGGTGATCGTCGCGATCAACGGGGCGTGCGTCGGGGCGGGCCTCGGCATCGCCCTGGCCGGGGACATCCGGATCGCCGGCGAGGGTGCGAAGTTCGCGACCGCGTTCACCGGCATCGCCCTGGCCGGCGATTCCGGGCTGAGCCACACGCTCGTCGAGGCGCTGGGTCCGAGCCGCGCGGCGGGACTGATGATGCTCGGCGACCGGTTCACGGCCGCGCAGGCGCTCGACTGGGGTCTGGTGCACCGGGTGGTGCCCGACGCCGAACTCGGGGAGGCGGCCGCCGCCCTGGCGCGGACGCTCGCGGACGGGCCCACCGCCGCCTACACGCAGGTCAAGGCGCTGGTCTCGGCCGCGTCCACCGGGCTGTCCGACGCCCTCGAGCGTGAGCGGGTGGCGGCGGAGGAGCTGGGGCAGTCGCGCGACCACCGGGCCGCCGTCGACGCGTTCCTGGCCAAGCGCACGCCCACCTTCGAAGGGCGCTGA